One genomic region from Proteus vulgaris encodes:
- a CDS encoding NADH:ubiquinone reductase (Na(+)-transporting) subunit B, with amino-acid sequence MGLKNLFEKVEHHFEPGGKLAKWYVLYEAVTTVFYTPGTVTRNGGHVRDTIDLKRMMILVWLAVFPAMFWGMYNVGHQAIPALNQLYSGAELQQIIASDWHYRLAEFLGASLTTDAGWASKMLLGATYFLPIYLVVFAVGGFWEVLFAFIRGHEINEGFFVTSILFALIVPPTLPLWQAALGITFGVVIAKEIFGGTGRNFLNPALAGRAFLFFAYPAQISGDLVWTAADGFSGATPLSQWSVSGESALVNTVTQQPISWMDAFLGYIPGSIGEVSTLMILIGGAVILFARIASWRIVAGVMVGMIAMSYLFNLIGSDTNPLFSMPWHWHLVLGGFAFGMMFMATDPVSASFTDKGKWAYGILIGVMAVLIRVVNPAYPEGMMLAILFANLFAPLFDYVVVQANIKRRKARG; translated from the coding sequence ATGGGTTTGAAAAATTTATTTGAAAAAGTAGAGCACCATTTTGAGCCCGGTGGCAAATTAGCAAAATGGTACGTACTTTATGAGGCAGTGACCACGGTATTTTATACGCCAGGTACTGTCACGCGTAATGGCGGTCATGTTCGTGACACTATTGACCTAAAACGCATGATGATCTTAGTTTGGTTAGCCGTTTTCCCAGCAATGTTTTGGGGAATGTATAACGTAGGTCATCAAGCGATCCCTGCACTTAATCAGTTATATAGTGGTGCTGAATTACAGCAAATCATTGCTTCAGATTGGCACTATCGCCTTGCTGAATTCCTCGGCGCATCATTAACAACAGATGCGGGTTGGGCAAGTAAGATGCTACTTGGTGCAACTTACTTCTTACCTATTTATCTAGTTGTTTTTGCGGTTGGCGGATTTTGGGAAGTTCTTTTTGCCTTTATTCGTGGTCATGAAATTAACGAAGGCTTCTTTGTAACATCAATCTTATTTGCCTTAATCGTACCGCCAACATTACCACTTTGGCAGGCTGCATTAGGTATTACGTTTGGTGTTGTTATCGCGAAAGAAATCTTTGGTGGGACAGGACGTAACTTCTTAAACCCAGCATTGGCAGGTCGTGCATTTCTGTTCTTTGCTTATCCGGCTCAAATTTCAGGTGATTTAGTTTGGACTGCGGCTGACGGTTTCTCTGGTGCAACACCATTGTCACAATGGTCTGTATCGGGTGAAAGTGCATTAGTAAATACCGTCACTCAACAACCTATCTCTTGGATGGATGCTTTCCTTGGATATATTCCAGGGTCGATCGGTGAAGTTTCAACGCTGATGATTTTAATCGGTGGTGCTGTCATTCTTTTTGCTCGCATTGCTTCATGGCGTATTGTCGCTGGGGTAATGGTGGGCATGATTGCAATGTCATACCTGTTTAACCTCATCGGTTCAGATACCAATCCTCTCTTCTCAATGCCTTGGCACTGGCACTTAGTATTAGGTGGTTTTGCTTTCGGTATGATGTTTATGGCAACAGATCCAGTATCCGCATCGTTTACTGATAAAGGTAAATGGGCTTACGGTATTTTGATTGGCGTAATGGCTGTGCTTATTCGTGTCGTCAATCCGGCTTACCCAGAAGGTATGATGCTGGCAATCTTATTCGCAAACTTATTTGCACCACTGTTCGATTACGTGGTTGTTCAGGCGAATATTAAGCGGAGAAAAGCTCGTGGCTAA
- a CDS encoding Na(+)-translocating NADH-quinone reductase subunit C: protein MAKEKNKDSVARTFLVVFILCLVCSVVVAGAAVGLKSKQEEQKLLDKQRNILDVAGLLVPKMSATDVLKVYDTRIKAKIVNFQTGELTDSKGNFDLNAALRSDDTSIALSPADDAAKIRRRANTAEVYFVLDEQGKTTEVVLPVYGSGLWSVMYAFIAVDIDGVTSKGITYYAHGETPGLGGEVDNPQWKAQWKGKRLINEEGVPAIKIVRSGAAAGNPYGIDGLSGATLTSNGIQHMFDFWLGEKGFGPFLKKVREGEING from the coding sequence GTGGCTAAAGAGAAAAACAAAGATAGCGTCGCAAGAACGTTCCTCGTTGTATTTATTCTATGTCTAGTGTGTTCCGTGGTAGTAGCAGGAGCCGCTGTTGGACTGAAGTCTAAACAAGAAGAGCAAAAACTTCTTGATAAACAACGTAATATTCTTGATGTTGCGGGTCTGCTCGTACCTAAAATGAGTGCGACAGATGTACTGAAAGTGTATGACACTCGTATTAAAGCAAAAATTGTTAATTTCCAGACAGGTGAACTGACTGATAGCAAAGGCAATTTTGATTTAAACGCTGCATTACGTAGTGATGATACTTCCATTGCATTATCTCCAGCCGACGATGCAGCTAAAATTCGTCGACGTGCAAATACCGCAGAAGTGTACTTTGTTCTTGATGAACAAGGCAAAACCACAGAAGTCGTTTTACCAGTTTATGGTTCTGGCTTATGGTCTGTGATGTATGCATTTATTGCGGTTGATATTGATGGTGTGACTTCTAAAGGTATTACCTATTATGCTCATGGTGAAACGCCAGGCTTAGGTGGTGAAGTTGATAACCCTCAATGGAAAGCACAGTGGAAAGGTAAGCGCTTAATTAATGAAGAAGGCGTACCTGCAATTAAAATTGTGCGCAGCGGCGCAGCGGCTGGTAATCCTTATGGCATTGATGGACTTTCTGGTGCAACACTGACCTCAAATGGTATCCAGCATATGTTCGATTTCTGGTTAGGTGAAAAAGGTTTCGGCCCATTCCTGAAAAAAGTTCGTGAAGGAGAGATCAATGGCTGA
- a CDS encoding NADH:ubiquinone reductase (Na(+)-transporting) subunit D — translation MADTKEIKRVLLGPLLDNNPIALQVLGVCSALAVTTKLETALVMTIAVTLVTAFSSFFISLIRNYIPSSVRIIVQMAIIASLVIVVDQILQAYAYEISKQLSVFVGLIITNCIVMGRAEAYAMKAPPVESFMDGIGNGLGYGVILILVGFLRELFGSGKLFGITVMESVQNGGWYQPNGLFLLAPSAFFIIGLLIWGLRTLKPAQVEED, via the coding sequence ATGGCTGATACAAAAGAAATTAAACGAGTTTTACTTGGGCCATTGTTAGATAACAACCCGATTGCCTTACAGGTATTAGGTGTGTGTTCTGCATTGGCGGTAACAACAAAACTTGAAACCGCATTAGTGATGACAATAGCGGTAACTTTGGTTACTGCATTCTCAAGCTTCTTTATTTCACTAATTCGTAATTACATACCAAGTAGTGTTCGTATTATTGTTCAAATGGCGATTATTGCTTCATTAGTTATCGTTGTTGACCAAATACTACAAGCTTATGCGTATGAAATTTCTAAGCAACTATCTGTTTTCGTTGGTCTTATCATTACTAACTGTATTGTAATGGGTCGTGCTGAAGCTTATGCGATGAAAGCACCTCCTGTTGAAAGCTTTATGGATGGTATTGGTAACGGCTTAGGATACGGCGTTATCTTGATCCTTGTTGGTTTTTTACGTGAACTCTTTGGTTCTGGTAAATTATTCGGCATTACAGTAATGGAATCTGTCCAAAATGGTGGCTGGTATCAGCCAAACGGTTTATTCCTGTTAGCACCAAGTGCGTTCTTTATTATTGGCTTGCTAATTTGGGGATTACGTACATTAAAACCTGCACAGGTTGAAGAGGACTAA
- the nqrE gene encoding NADH:ubiquinone reductase (Na(+)-transporting) subunit E, protein MEHYISLFVRAVFIENMALAFFLGMCTFLAVSKNVKTAFGLGIAVTVVLGLSVPLNNLVYNYVLRDNALMEGVDLSFLNFITFIGVIAALVQILEMILDRYFPALYNALGIFLPLITVNCAIFGGVSFMAQRDYNFSESIVYGFGSGIGWMLAIVLLASIREKMKYADVPAGMKGLGVTFVTTGLMALGFMSFSGVQL, encoded by the coding sequence ATGGAACATTATATAAGCCTGTTTGTTCGTGCTGTTTTTATTGAGAATATGGCGCTCGCATTCTTCTTAGGGATGTGTACATTCCTCGCTGTTTCTAAAAACGTAAAAACCGCTTTTGGATTAGGTATCGCTGTTACCGTTGTTCTGGGTCTTTCTGTACCGTTGAATAACTTGGTTTACAACTATGTGTTACGTGATAATGCATTGATGGAAGGTGTTGATTTAAGTTTCTTAAACTTTATCACTTTCATTGGTGTGATTGCGGCACTGGTACAAATCCTAGAGATGATTTTAGACCGTTATTTCCCTGCGCTGTATAACGCACTAGGGATCTTCTTGCCACTTATTACCGTTAACTGCGCCATTTTCGGTGGTGTGTCATTTATGGCACAACGTGACTATAACTTTAGTGAATCTATTGTTTATGGTTTCGGCTCTGGGATTGGTTGGATGTTAGCCATCGTATTACTGGCTTCTATTCGTGAGAAAATGAAGTACGCGGATGTACCGGCAGGTATGAAAGGGTTAGGCGTTACTTTTGTCACCACAGGGTTGATGGCATTAGGTTTCATGTCCTTCTCTGGTGTTCAGCTATAA
- the nqrF gene encoding NADH:ubiquinone reductase (Na(+)-transporting) subunit F: MDIIILGVVMFTLIVLVLTALILFAKSKLVNTGDISVEVNGDPEKSFDAPAGDKLLNVLSNEGIFISSACGGGGSCGQCRVKVLEGGGDILPTELSHINKREAKEGCRLACQVNVKNNLKLELPEEIFGVKKWECEVISNDNKATFIKELVLKIPEGEVVPFRAGGFIQIECPPHTVRYEDFDVPEEYREDWDKFNLFRYVSDVKETTVRAYSMANYPEEHGIIMLNVRIATPPPRNPDVPPGIMSSYIWSLKPGDKVTISGPFGEFFAKKTDAEMIFIGGGAGMAPMRSHIFDQLKRLHSKRKISFWYGARSVREMFYTEDFDMLAKENENFTWNVALSDALPEDNWTGYTGFIHNVLFENYLKNHPAPEDCEFYMCGPPVMNAAVIKMLKDLGVEDENIMLDDFGG; the protein is encoded by the coding sequence ATGGATATAATTATTCTAGGTGTCGTGATGTTTACCCTGATTGTATTGGTATTAACAGCGTTGATTTTGTTCGCAAAATCAAAACTGGTCAATACAGGGGATATTTCAGTTGAGGTCAATGGAGACCCAGAAAAAAGTTTTGATGCACCAGCAGGTGATAAATTACTTAACGTATTATCAAACGAAGGTATTTTTATTTCATCAGCTTGCGGTGGCGGTGGCTCTTGTGGTCAGTGCCGCGTTAAAGTGCTGGAAGGTGGCGGTGATATTTTACCGACAGAACTTTCGCATATTAACAAGCGTGAAGCTAAAGAAGGTTGTCGTTTAGCATGTCAGGTAAACGTAAAAAACAACTTGAAATTAGAATTACCAGAAGAAATCTTTGGTGTTAAAAAGTGGGAATGTGAAGTTATCTCAAATGATAATAAAGCTACTTTCATTAAAGAATTAGTGTTAAAAATCCCTGAAGGTGAGGTTGTACCTTTCCGTGCTGGTGGATTTATTCAAATCGAATGTCCTCCTCATACGGTACGTTATGAAGATTTTGATGTACCAGAAGAGTATCGTGAAGATTGGGATAAATTTAATTTATTCCGTTATGTTTCTGACGTTAAAGAAACCACTGTACGTGCTTATTCAATGGCGAACTACCCTGAAGAGCATGGCATCATCATGTTAAACGTGCGTATTGCAACACCTCCGCCACGTAATCCTGATGTGCCACCAGGAATTATGTCATCGTATATTTGGTCATTAAAACCGGGCGATAAAGTGACAATTTCAGGACCATTTGGTGAATTCTTTGCTAAGAAAACCGATGCTGAGATGATCTTTATTGGTGGTGGTGCAGGTATGGCGCCAATGCGTTCACATATCTTCGACCAATTGAAGCGCTTACATTCTAAACGCAAAATCAGCTTCTGGTATGGTGCACGTTCTGTTCGTGAAATGTTCTACACTGAAGATTTCGATATGCTTGCAAAAGAAAACGAAAATTTCACATGGAATGTCGCACTTTCAGATGCATTACCTGAAGATAATTGGACTGGCTATACTGGATTTATTCACAATGTGTTGTTTGAGAATTACCTCAAAAATCATCCAGCACCAGAAGATTGTGAATTCTATATGTGTGGACCGCCAGTGATGAACGCAGCAGTTATTAAAATGCTCAAAGATTTAGGCGTTGAAGATGAAAACATTATGCTGGATGACTTTGGAGGTTGA
- a CDS encoding FAD:protein FMN transferase: MLKRKMINWIVMLSALVLLSACGEKQQVLEGETMGTYYSIKYVPDSNSPPQNVLQTEIDRILEEVNDQMSTYRPHSELSRFNQSREINTPFPVSPATAKVVSEAIRINKMTDGALDVTVGPLVNLWGFGPEGRFTHQPSEDELAKRKQWIGIDYLAVEGNSLIKKIPELYVDLSSIAKGYGVDAVAEYLISQNITNYMVDIGGEVRTQGVNGNDKLWRIAIEKPANDGTKQSVQLIIEPGDNSIATSGDYRNYFEENGVRFSHTIDPTTGHPIKHNLVSITVIVPTCMSADGLSTGLNVLGPEKGLAVANELNIPVFMIVKTENGFEERYSKAFAPFLKK; this comes from the coding sequence ATGTTAAAAAGAAAGATGATAAATTGGATAGTGATGCTGTCTGCATTAGTTCTATTATCTGCATGTGGTGAAAAACAGCAGGTATTAGAAGGCGAAACCATGGGAACTTATTACTCGATTAAATATGTTCCGGATAGTAATTCACCTCCACAAAACGTCTTACAAACAGAGATTGATCGTATTCTTGAAGAAGTTAACGATCAAATGTCAACATATCGTCCTCATTCTGAACTCAGTCGTTTCAATCAAAGCCGTGAAATTAATACTCCATTTCCTGTTTCACCGGCAACAGCAAAAGTAGTCAGTGAAGCTATCCGCATTAATAAAATGACTGATGGTGCTTTAGATGTGACTGTGGGGCCGTTAGTGAATTTATGGGGATTTGGTCCAGAAGGTCGATTTACGCATCAACCTTCTGAAGATGAATTAGCAAAACGTAAACAGTGGATTGGAATTGATTATCTTGCTGTTGAAGGTAATTCGTTAATTAAGAAGATCCCTGAACTTTATGTTGATCTCTCTTCAATTGCTAAAGGCTATGGTGTTGATGCTGTAGCTGAATATTTAATTTCACAGAATATCACTAACTATATGGTTGATATTGGTGGTGAAGTAAGAACCCAAGGTGTGAATGGTAATGACAAGCTTTGGCGTATAGCGATTGAAAAACCGGCAAATGATGGCACGAAACAGAGTGTTCAGTTAATTATTGAACCGGGTGATAACTCAATTGCCACTTCTGGTGACTATCGTAACTATTTTGAAGAAAATGGTGTTCGTTTTTCTCATACTATTGACCCAACCACAGGTCACCCTATTAAACATAACCTTGTTTCTATCACTGTGATTGTACCAACTTGCATGAGTGCTGATGGTCTTTCAACAGGGTTGAATGTTTTAGGGCCTGAAAAAGGGTTAGCAGTAGCAAACGAACTAAATATTCCTGTCTTTATGATAGTGAAAACTGAAAATGGGTTTGAAGAGCGTTATAGTAAAGCGTTCGCCCCATTCTTGAAAAAGTAG
- the nqrM gene encoding (Na+)-NQR maturation NqrM — protein MLKIFLFAFILFLIAFFGMALGYIVKRKSLQGSCGGLGAMGIEKECDCPEPCDARKKRMAKDAAREELLNKNRIL, from the coding sequence ATGTTAAAAATATTTCTATTTGCCTTCATCTTATTCTTGATTGCCTTCTTTGGTATGGCGTTAGGCTATATTGTAAAACGTAAAAGCCTTCAAGGTAGCTGTGGCGGTTTAGGTGCTATGGGCATAGAGAAAGAGTGTGATTGCCCCGAACCTTGTGATGCACGTAAAAAACGTATGGCAAAAGATGCAGCAAGAGAAGAATTACTTAATAAAAATAGAATTCTTTAA
- a CDS encoding glycerophosphodiester phosphodiesterase family protein, with translation MIKLFIAISLFFYSVILMASPKIIAHRGGTADAPENTEIAIRTALSNQADAIWITIQLSKDNIPVLYRPSDLKSLTNGQGSVSEFTAQQLKQWDAGYKFGEAQQFPYRNKGVTIPTLDEILTLFPTTQFYLDLKSPDADPAIQGEALITVLRNHNALDRTRVYSTNTAFLDALPTNVQRFESRDITRDILANITMSHVCLLPENLDITRWYGLELHRKVEVVEKYTLGEARSASVLSWDKDAMSCFRAGGNAHIVLFGINTEKDYIQATELGADAVMVDSPANMKAFRKE, from the coding sequence ATGATCAAGTTATTCATCGCTATTTCTCTCTTTTTTTATTCTGTAATCCTTATGGCATCTCCTAAAATTATCGCACATCGTGGTGGCACAGCTGATGCCCCTGAAAATACTGAAATTGCTATAAGAACAGCGCTCTCTAATCAAGCTGATGCAATTTGGATCACTATTCAATTATCGAAAGATAATATTCCTGTCCTTTATCGCCCTAGCGATTTAAAAAGCTTAACGAATGGGCAAGGTAGTGTTTCTGAATTTACTGCACAACAACTGAAGCAATGGGATGCCGGCTATAAATTTGGTGAAGCTCAGCAATTTCCTTATCGAAATAAAGGTGTCACCATTCCCACATTGGATGAGATCTTAACTCTATTCCCCACAACACAATTTTATCTTGATCTAAAATCCCCAGATGCTGATCCAGCAATCCAAGGGGAAGCATTAATAACCGTACTTCGTAATCATAACGCACTGGATAGAACTCGCGTTTATTCTACAAATACCGCATTTCTTGATGCCTTACCGACTAATGTACAACGTTTTGAAAGCCGTGATATCACTCGTGATATTTTAGCCAATATCACAATGAGCCATGTTTGCCTGTTACCTGAAAATTTAGATATTACTCGTTGGTACGGACTTGAGCTTCACCGCAAAGTCGAGGTTGTTGAGAAGTACACATTAGGAGAAGCGCGTTCCGCTTCAGTTCTGAGTTGGGATAAAGATGCAATGTCTTGTTTTCGTGCTGGTGGCAATGCTCATATTGTCCTTTTTGGGATCAACACAGAGAAAGACTATATTCAAGCCACTGAATTGGGTGCTGATGCAGTTATGGTTGATTCACCCGCAAATATGAAAGCATTTAGAAAAGAGTAA